One Lepus europaeus isolate LE1 chromosome 7, mLepTim1.pri, whole genome shotgun sequence DNA segment encodes these proteins:
- the LOC133763809 gene encoding olfactory receptor 52M1-like, giving the protein MPTTVVAESDKNRSPDPKTPICLLYGYQEHKRIPQKTEDSGTTGPDNTSQIFPNSFLMMGIPGLEHLHVWIGIPFCSMYVVAVVGNVTILAVVRAERSLHEPMFLFLCMLSITDLVLSTSTLPRMLCLFWLGAHGIAFDVCLAQMFFIHSFTAMESGFFLAMAIDCYMTICDTLHHALILTHGHIAKMGAAVILQGVGFFSPHPILLKHLPYCRTRIIAHTYCEFIAVVKLACVDTGATKHYSLSVDSVIGSCDGFFIAFSYVLILRTVFHLLSQKASHKALDTCGSHVCVIVVFYSTAVFTFLTHPFGHNVAPHIHVFIANMGLTVPPFLNPIVYGGRTRKIRDQVLSFLRMKVA; this is encoded by the exons atgcccacaacagttgtaGCTGAGTCAGACAAAAACAGGAGCCCAGATCCCAAGACCCCAATTTGTCTCTTATATGGGTatcaggaacacaa GAGGATTCCACAAAAGACAGAGGACAGTGGAACCACGGGACCAGACAATACATCTCAAATATTTCCAAACTCCTTCTTGATGATGGGCATCCCAGGACTAGAGCACCTGCATGTCTGGATTGGGATTCCCTTCTGCTCCATGTATGTGGTGGCAGTGGTTGGGAATGTGACCATCCTGGCTGTGGTGAGGGCAGAGCGAAGTCTCCATGAGCCTATGTTCCTCTTTCTGTGCATGCTGTCCATCACTGACCTGGTCCTCTCCACATCTACATTGCCTCGCATGCTCTGTCTCTTCTGGCTCGGAGCCCATGGCATTGCTTTTGATGTTTGCCTGGCCCAGATGTTCTTCATTCACAGCTTTACTGCCATGGAGTCAGGCTTTTTCCTGGCCATGGCCATTGATTGTTACATGACCATCTGTGACACTCTACACCATGCCTTAATCCTCACCCATGGTCACATTGCCAAAATGGGAGCTGCTGTGATCCTCCAGGGAGTGGgcttcttttctccacatcccaTCCTGCTCAAGCACCTCCCCTACTGCAGGACTCGAATCATTGCCCACACCTACTGTGAATTTATAGCAGTGGTGAAGCTGGCATGTGTGGACACGGGAGCCACCAAGCACTACAGCCTCAGCGTAGACTCTGTCATTGGTTCTTGTGATGgatttttcattgctttctctTATGTTCTGATCCTCCGTACTGTCTTCCATCTTCTATCTCAGAAAGCTAGTCATAAAGCTCTAGACACATGTGGGTCCCATGTCTGTGTCATCGTTGTTTTCTACTCCACAGCTGTCTTTACCTTCCTGACCCATCCTTTTGGCCACAATGTGGCCCCCCACATACATGTATTCATTGCCAATAT gggtcttacagtaCCACCTTTTCTAAACCCCATTGTCTATGGTGGTAGGACAAGGAAAATTCGAGACCAAGTCCTTAGTTTTCTAAGGATGAAAGTTGCCTGA